The following coding sequences are from one Musa acuminata AAA Group cultivar baxijiao chromosome BXJ1-6, Cavendish_Baxijiao_AAA, whole genome shotgun sequence window:
- the LOC135676741 gene encoding zinc finger CCCH domain-containing protein 27-like isoform X1 — MALAKAKEIVSSAPVVVFSKTNCGHSKWVKELLTQLGVFFKVIELDLESDGSDVQSALTEWTTQRKLPIVFIGGNHIGGDESTRNFFTRMLQALEDASIVSVGQNLDIIKKFELSLPPAADNGQLRTQMPSEINHSMSSKPLIDSEDREVSDDDDDRNHKHRRREAHPNMSDNDVQELSMRQTNRKRNKPFESRKMFHDNINNINMERDASSKFEKRRPIFTPGMRVSSDLSSRARTNQTYTGPCFDKSTSTGRPPVGRGRGRSTISRSLQDSRFNPFDTHDFASQVVSQGLPTHPSLFVGTGIPAAASSQNACWGTYGFVPGMNSRILDPLQPLGLQGALQSTITPLFNMGMPRLRCRDFDEQGFCLRGDMCPMEHGVNRIVVEDVQSLSQFNLPVSDPNSHALGIQAGPGSLPSVRAPSGLVTGGNLIPAKDAKTILSDDPLKLSGVSSACGAAEADVYDPDQPLWNNECPETSGTGFPLLSNDEPLWNADSSSQQSLTLSNGFKSDQASRVFMENIGSQSTNSSIWGRIGRGSRSEMGIKTSSNAASISHLSDATKEDNEKSMVNTSVIPEKRIPAEDMGYKTTELQPLSRLHVDSGRNSGRMSQKASRTLYVHGIPQKNNTREALLSHFQKFGEVVDIYIPLNSEKAFVQFSKREEAEAALEAPDAVMGNRFIKLWWANRDRVYDVRKNNVCTKLPPSSSKGGSSFPSCPSGHDKEKDDLNSPVPTGRKTPASELLVAVPGLKISSPHSLKIASPVPKKLEGLELLKEELRKKQEILAQKRDEFRRQLDKFEKQAITVKKGEVASGQTSKKLKVDIGNEAAKAGTPRAPITPAGGRQEVENTGQTRKSKEVLVSPTTIANAANFQNSNTEETSHLTNPDNQSTSFRVLPPLPADFTDVAALQDHFSVFGDLASVVLEEPEERSENDTVKTPENCCARVTFISCDNAKRAYVGGKCWQGHNLHLMWLSDSGNSNRACGSQEIMGFLGGSSAYIRDDPMTSVISSPVEESSADVAISGVTAVMDVSSSRGLEDVHCDDNGVLMVPIRTSHLNPNTLSCEDHPGLDVPVVKDKMGVDLAQ, encoded by the exons GTACAAGAAACTTTTTCACAAGGATGTTACAGGCCCTTGAAGATGCTTCAATAGTGAGCGTTGGTCAGAACCTTGATATTATTAAGAAGTTTGAGCTGTCTTTGCCTCCTGCTGCCGATAATGGACAACTGAGAACTCAAATGCCTAGTGAGATAAATCATTCAATGTCTTCTAAACCACTTATTGATTCTGAAGACCGAGAAgttagtgatgatgatgatgatcgcaACCATAAACATCGTAGGAGGGAGGCACATCCTAATATGtctgataatgatgttcaagaactaTCTATGCGGCAGACTAATAGAAAAAGAAACAAGCCTTTTGAGAGTAGGAAAATGTTCCATGACAATATTAACAACATCAATATGGAGAGAGATGCTTCCTCAAAGTTTGAGAAGCGACGACCTATCTTCACACCAGGAATGCGGGTTTCCTCTGATTTGAGTTCACGGGCTAGGACAAATCAAACATACACTGGTCCCTGCTTTGATAAATCCACATCTACAGGACGCCCTCCagtaggaagaggaagagggaggagTACTATTTCCCGGAGCCTACAAGATTCCAGATTTAACCCCTTTGACACACATGATTTTGCATCACAGGTTGTTTCACAAGGACTGCCTACGCACCCTAGCCTTTTTGTTGGTACAGGTATACCCGCTGCTGCAAGTTCACAAAATGCATGTTGGGGTACATATGGGTTTGTTCCTGGGATGAACAGTAGAATTTTGGATCCACTCCAACCACTTGGTCTGCAAGGGGCTCTTCAGTCCACAATCACACCATTATTCAATATGGGCATGCCTCGTCTGCGTTGCAGAGACTTTGATGAACAGGGATTTTGCCTGAGAGGGGATATGTGTCCAATGGAGCATGGTGTAAATCGGATTGTTGTTGAAGATGTGCAG AGTCTTTCTCAGTTCAATCTTCCTGTCTCGGATCCAAATTCACATGCTCTGGGAATTCAAGCTGGGCCAGGATCATTGCCTTCTGTTAGGGCACCTTCAGGCCTCGTCACAGGCGGCAACTTGATACCTGCAAAAGATGCGAAAACCATCTTGTCTGATGATCCATTAAAGCTGAGTGGAGTTTCGTCTGCTTGTGGTGCAGCTGAAGCAGATGTATATGATCCTGATCAGCCTTTATGGAACAACGAGTGTCCAGAAACGTCTGGCACAGGCTTTCCTTTACTGAGCAATGATGAACCTTTATGGAATGCAGACTCTTCTTCTCAGCAGAGTCTCACATTATCTAATGGCTTTAAAAGTGATCAGGCAAGCAGAGTCTTCATGGAAAATATTGGTTCACAGAGTACTAATTCATCTATTTGGGGCCGGATTGGCCGTGGTAGTAGGTCAGAGATGGGTATAAAGACTAGTAGCAATGCGGCTTCTATAAGTCATCTGTCGGATGCAACGAAAGAAGATAACGAGAAATCTATGGTTAATACTTCTGTCATTCCAGAAAAACGTATTCCTGCTGAGGACATGGGTTACAAAACAACAGAGTTGCAGCCTCTTTCAAGATTGCATGTGGACTCTGGTCGTAACAGTGGTAGAATGTCTCAAAAAGCTTCACGGACTCTCTATGTACATGGTATTCCTCAAAAGAACAACACAAGGGAGGCTCTTCTTTCACACTTCCAGAAGTTTGGTGAGGTTGTTGATATCTATATTCCACTGAATAGTGAAAAAGCTTTTGTTCAATTTTCTAAAAGGGAAGAGGCTGAAGCTGCCCTTGAAGCACCTGATGCTGTAATGGGTAACCGTTTTATAAAACTATGGTGGGCCAAccgtgatagagtttatgatgttCGAAAAAATAATGTTTGCACTAAGTTGCCTCCATCATCTTCCAAGGGGGGGTCTTCTTTTCCATCTTGTCCATCTGGACATGACAAAGAGAAAGATGATCTGAACTCTCCAGTTCCAACTGGAAGAAAAACACCTGCTTCTGAACTGTTGGTGGCAGTCCCAGGTCTGAAAATTTCCTCTCCTCATTCTCTAAAAATAGCTTCTCCAGTGCCAAAGAAACTAGAGGGATTGGAGCTCTTGAAAGAGGAACTTCGCAAAAAGCAGGAAATTTTAGCCCAAAAGCGCGATGAATTCCGTCGCCAATTAGACAAATTTGAGAAACAA GCTATTACAGTTAAGAAGGGTGAAGTAGCCTCTGGACAAACATCTAAAAAGCTTAAAGTGGATATTGGCAATGAAGCAGCAAAAGCTGGAACACCCAGAGCACCAATTACTCCTGCAGGCGGACGACAAGAAGTTGAGAATACAGGACAAACTAGAAAGTCCAAGGAGGTTCTTGTTTCACCTACTACCATAGCAAATGCAGCAAATTTTCAGAATTCCAACACAGAAGAGACAAGTCATCTGACTAATCCAGATAATCAGTCCACTTCATTTAGAGTTCTTCCTCCTCTGCCAGCTGATTTCACAGAT GTTGCTGCTCTGCAGGATCATTTCTCAGTATTTGGTGATCTTGCTTCAGTAGTACTAGAAGAGCCAGAAGAAAGAAGTGAGAATGATACAGTGAAGACACCTGAAAATTGTTGTGCTCGTGTAACTTTTATCTCATGTGATAATGCAAAGAGAGCTTATGTTGGTGGTAAATGTTGGCAAGGGCATAATCTGCACCTTATGTGGCTGAGTGACTCTGGTAACTCTAACAGAGCTTGTGGCAGTCAAGAAATTATGGGATTCCTGGGTGGTTCAAGTGCTTACATCCGAGATGACCCAATGACATCTGTAATATCGTCACCAGTTGAAGAAAGTTCAGCAGATGTTGCTATTTCTGGGGTAACTGCTGTTATGGACGTCTCATCTTCTAGGGGCTTGGAGGATGTACATTGTGATGACAATGGTGTGCTCATGGTTCCCATAAGGACATCCCATCTTAATCCCAATACATTGTCATGCGAGGATCACCCTGGGCTTGATGTTCCAGTTGTCAAAGACAAAATGGGTGTTGATCTTGCACAGTGA
- the LOC135676741 gene encoding zinc finger CCCH domain-containing protein 27-like isoform X2, which produces MLQALEDASIVSVGQNLDIIKKFELSLPPAADNGQLRTQMPSEINHSMSSKPLIDSEDREVSDDDDDRNHKHRRREAHPNMSDNDVQELSMRQTNRKRNKPFESRKMFHDNINNINMERDASSKFEKRRPIFTPGMRVSSDLSSRARTNQTYTGPCFDKSTSTGRPPVGRGRGRSTISRSLQDSRFNPFDTHDFASQVVSQGLPTHPSLFVGTGIPAAASSQNACWGTYGFVPGMNSRILDPLQPLGLQGALQSTITPLFNMGMPRLRCRDFDEQGFCLRGDMCPMEHGVNRIVVEDVQSLSQFNLPVSDPNSHALGIQAGPGSLPSVRAPSGLVTGGNLIPAKDAKTILSDDPLKLSGVSSACGAAEADVYDPDQPLWNNECPETSGTGFPLLSNDEPLWNADSSSQQSLTLSNGFKSDQASRVFMENIGSQSTNSSIWGRIGRGSRSEMGIKTSSNAASISHLSDATKEDNEKSMVNTSVIPEKRIPAEDMGYKTTELQPLSRLHVDSGRNSGRMSQKASRTLYVHGIPQKNNTREALLSHFQKFGEVVDIYIPLNSEKAFVQFSKREEAEAALEAPDAVMGNRFIKLWWANRDRVYDVRKNNVCTKLPPSSSKGGSSFPSCPSGHDKEKDDLNSPVPTGRKTPASELLVAVPGLKISSPHSLKIASPVPKKLEGLELLKEELRKKQEILAQKRDEFRRQLDKFEKQAITVKKGEVASGQTSKKLKVDIGNEAAKAGTPRAPITPAGGRQEVENTGQTRKSKEVLVSPTTIANAANFQNSNTEETSHLTNPDNQSTSFRVLPPLPADFTDVAALQDHFSVFGDLASVVLEEPEERSENDTVKTPENCCARVTFISCDNAKRAYVGGKCWQGHNLHLMWLSDSGNSNRACGSQEIMGFLGGSSAYIRDDPMTSVISSPVEESSADVAISGVTAVMDVSSSRGLEDVHCDDNGVLMVPIRTSHLNPNTLSCEDHPGLDVPVVKDKMGVDLAQ; this is translated from the exons ATGTTACAGGCCCTTGAAGATGCTTCAATAGTGAGCGTTGGTCAGAACCTTGATATTATTAAGAAGTTTGAGCTGTCTTTGCCTCCTGCTGCCGATAATGGACAACTGAGAACTCAAATGCCTAGTGAGATAAATCATTCAATGTCTTCTAAACCACTTATTGATTCTGAAGACCGAGAAgttagtgatgatgatgatgatcgcaACCATAAACATCGTAGGAGGGAGGCACATCCTAATATGtctgataatgatgttcaagaactaTCTATGCGGCAGACTAATAGAAAAAGAAACAAGCCTTTTGAGAGTAGGAAAATGTTCCATGACAATATTAACAACATCAATATGGAGAGAGATGCTTCCTCAAAGTTTGAGAAGCGACGACCTATCTTCACACCAGGAATGCGGGTTTCCTCTGATTTGAGTTCACGGGCTAGGACAAATCAAACATACACTGGTCCCTGCTTTGATAAATCCACATCTACAGGACGCCCTCCagtaggaagaggaagagggaggagTACTATTTCCCGGAGCCTACAAGATTCCAGATTTAACCCCTTTGACACACATGATTTTGCATCACAGGTTGTTTCACAAGGACTGCCTACGCACCCTAGCCTTTTTGTTGGTACAGGTATACCCGCTGCTGCAAGTTCACAAAATGCATGTTGGGGTACATATGGGTTTGTTCCTGGGATGAACAGTAGAATTTTGGATCCACTCCAACCACTTGGTCTGCAAGGGGCTCTTCAGTCCACAATCACACCATTATTCAATATGGGCATGCCTCGTCTGCGTTGCAGAGACTTTGATGAACAGGGATTTTGCCTGAGAGGGGATATGTGTCCAATGGAGCATGGTGTAAATCGGATTGTTGTTGAAGATGTGCAG AGTCTTTCTCAGTTCAATCTTCCTGTCTCGGATCCAAATTCACATGCTCTGGGAATTCAAGCTGGGCCAGGATCATTGCCTTCTGTTAGGGCACCTTCAGGCCTCGTCACAGGCGGCAACTTGATACCTGCAAAAGATGCGAAAACCATCTTGTCTGATGATCCATTAAAGCTGAGTGGAGTTTCGTCTGCTTGTGGTGCAGCTGAAGCAGATGTATATGATCCTGATCAGCCTTTATGGAACAACGAGTGTCCAGAAACGTCTGGCACAGGCTTTCCTTTACTGAGCAATGATGAACCTTTATGGAATGCAGACTCTTCTTCTCAGCAGAGTCTCACATTATCTAATGGCTTTAAAAGTGATCAGGCAAGCAGAGTCTTCATGGAAAATATTGGTTCACAGAGTACTAATTCATCTATTTGGGGCCGGATTGGCCGTGGTAGTAGGTCAGAGATGGGTATAAAGACTAGTAGCAATGCGGCTTCTATAAGTCATCTGTCGGATGCAACGAAAGAAGATAACGAGAAATCTATGGTTAATACTTCTGTCATTCCAGAAAAACGTATTCCTGCTGAGGACATGGGTTACAAAACAACAGAGTTGCAGCCTCTTTCAAGATTGCATGTGGACTCTGGTCGTAACAGTGGTAGAATGTCTCAAAAAGCTTCACGGACTCTCTATGTACATGGTATTCCTCAAAAGAACAACACAAGGGAGGCTCTTCTTTCACACTTCCAGAAGTTTGGTGAGGTTGTTGATATCTATATTCCACTGAATAGTGAAAAAGCTTTTGTTCAATTTTCTAAAAGGGAAGAGGCTGAAGCTGCCCTTGAAGCACCTGATGCTGTAATGGGTAACCGTTTTATAAAACTATGGTGGGCCAAccgtgatagagtttatgatgttCGAAAAAATAATGTTTGCACTAAGTTGCCTCCATCATCTTCCAAGGGGGGGTCTTCTTTTCCATCTTGTCCATCTGGACATGACAAAGAGAAAGATGATCTGAACTCTCCAGTTCCAACTGGAAGAAAAACACCTGCTTCTGAACTGTTGGTGGCAGTCCCAGGTCTGAAAATTTCCTCTCCTCATTCTCTAAAAATAGCTTCTCCAGTGCCAAAGAAACTAGAGGGATTGGAGCTCTTGAAAGAGGAACTTCGCAAAAAGCAGGAAATTTTAGCCCAAAAGCGCGATGAATTCCGTCGCCAATTAGACAAATTTGAGAAACAA GCTATTACAGTTAAGAAGGGTGAAGTAGCCTCTGGACAAACATCTAAAAAGCTTAAAGTGGATATTGGCAATGAAGCAGCAAAAGCTGGAACACCCAGAGCACCAATTACTCCTGCAGGCGGACGACAAGAAGTTGAGAATACAGGACAAACTAGAAAGTCCAAGGAGGTTCTTGTTTCACCTACTACCATAGCAAATGCAGCAAATTTTCAGAATTCCAACACAGAAGAGACAAGTCATCTGACTAATCCAGATAATCAGTCCACTTCATTTAGAGTTCTTCCTCCTCTGCCAGCTGATTTCACAGAT GTTGCTGCTCTGCAGGATCATTTCTCAGTATTTGGTGATCTTGCTTCAGTAGTACTAGAAGAGCCAGAAGAAAGAAGTGAGAATGATACAGTGAAGACACCTGAAAATTGTTGTGCTCGTGTAACTTTTATCTCATGTGATAATGCAAAGAGAGCTTATGTTGGTGGTAAATGTTGGCAAGGGCATAATCTGCACCTTATGTGGCTGAGTGACTCTGGTAACTCTAACAGAGCTTGTGGCAGTCAAGAAATTATGGGATTCCTGGGTGGTTCAAGTGCTTACATCCGAGATGACCCAATGACATCTGTAATATCGTCACCAGTTGAAGAAAGTTCAGCAGATGTTGCTATTTCTGGGGTAACTGCTGTTATGGACGTCTCATCTTCTAGGGGCTTGGAGGATGTACATTGTGATGACAATGGTGTGCTCATGGTTCCCATAAGGACATCCCATCTTAATCCCAATACATTGTCATGCGAGGATCACCCTGGGCTTGATGTTCCAGTTGTCAAAGACAAAATGGGTGTTGATCTTGCACAGTGA
- the LOC103988916 gene encoding NAC domain-containing protein 83 yields the protein MESKPSFSRHGVLRLPPGFRFHPTDEELVVQYLRRKVFCCPLPASIIPEINLAKLDPWDLPGGCEEERYCFNLREAKYRNGSWSNRAARSGYWKATRKDKQITSPRCSQVVGMKKVLVFYRGKPPTGTKTDWVMHEYRLAGTESTAQRHNSTHSGDWVLCRIFKKKRATKMDVETEEGDELPVTNSGIDFMGQRDRDQNHSSSLSESSCITELSDGSSNGEETSSRSSIPQGSES from the exons ATGGAGAGCAAGCCAAGCTTCTCGAGGCATGGAGTGCTGAGGCTCCCCCCTGGGTTCAGGTTCCACCCCACTGATGAAGAGCTTGTGGTTCAGTACCTCAGGAGGAAAGTCTTCTGCTGCCCCTTGCCCGCCTCCATCATCCCCGAGATCAACCTCGCAAAACTCGATCCATGGGATTTACCCG GTGGGTGCGAGGAGGAGAGATACTGCTTCAATCTGAGGGAGGCAAAGTACCGGAACGGGAGCTGGTCGAACCGGGCGGCCAGGTCCGGGTACTGGAAGGCCACGAGGAAGGACAAGCAGATCACATCTCCAAGGTGCAGCCAGGTTGTgggaatgaagaaggttttggtcTTCTATAGAGGGAAGCCTCCCACCGGGACCAAGACTGATTGGGTCATGCATGAGTACCGGCTTGCCGGCACCGAGTCTACAGCCCAGAGACATAACTCAACTCAT AGCGGAGATTGGGTACTCTGTcgcattttcaagaagaaaagagCTACCAAGATGGATGTTGAGACTGAAGAAGGGGACGAATTGCCAGTTACAAATAGTGGCATTGACTTCATGGGACAGAGAGATAGAGATCAAAATCATTCTTCGTCCTTGTCCGAATCAAGCTGCATCACCGAGCTCTCTGATGGATCCAGCAATGGGGAGGAAACCAGTTCTCGCAGTTCAATTCCACAAGGAAGTGAGTCCTAG